One genomic window of Monodelphis domestica isolate mMonDom1 chromosome 1, mMonDom1.pri, whole genome shotgun sequence includes the following:
- the NELFCD gene encoding negative elongation factor C/D isoform X2: MLFSRGGVAAVMDEDYFGSAAEWGEDADGAQQDDDYGEGEDDAEVQQECLHKFSTRDYIMEPSIFNTLKRYFQAGGSPENVIQLLSENYTAVAQTVNLLAEWLIQTGVEPVQVQETVENHLKSLLIKHFDPRKADSIFTEEGETPAWLEQMIAHTTWRDLFYKLAEAHPDCLMLNFTVKLISDAGYQGEITSVSTACQQLEVFSRVLRTSLATILDGGEENLEKNLPEFAKMLCHGEHTYLFAQSMMSILAQEEQGGSAVRRIAQEVQRFAHEKGHDASQITLALGTAASYPRACQALGAMLSKGALNPADITVLFKMFTSMDPPPVELIRVPAFLDLFMQSLFKPGAKINQDHKHKFIHILAYAASVVETWKKNKRVSINKDELKSTSKAIETVHNLCCNENKGASELVAELSTLYQCIRFPVVAMGVLKWVDWTVSEPRYFQLQTDHTPVHLALLDEISTCHQLLHPQVLQLLVKLFETEHSQLDVMEQLELKKTLLDRMVHLLSRGYVLPVVSYIRKCLEKLDTDISLIRYFVTEVLDVIAPPYTSDFVQLFLPILENDSIAGTIKTEGEHDPVTEFIAHCKSNFIMVN; this comes from the exons ATGTTGTTCTCTCGGGGTGGTGTCGCCGCAGTCATGGACGAAGATTATTTCGGGAGCGCTGCCGAGTGGGGAGAAGATGCCGACGGTGCCCAG CAGGATGATGATTATGGAGAAGGAGAAGATGATGCAGAAGTCCAACAAGAATGTTTGCACAAATTTTCCACCCGGGATTATATAATGGAGCCTTCCATATTCAACACACTcaaaag GTATTTTCAGGCAGGAGGCTCTCCAGAGAATGTAATCCAACTCTTATCAGAGAACTATACTGCTGTGGCCCAGACTGTAAACCTTTTGGCTGAGTGGCTCATTCAGACAG GTGTTGAGCCAGTTCAAGTTCAGGAAACTGTAGAAAATCACTTGAAAAGTCTATTGATCAAACACTTTGACCCCCGAAAAGCAGATTCTATCTTTACTGAAGAAGGAGAG ACACCGGCATGGCTTGAACAAATGATTGCACATACTACTTGGAGGGATTTGTTTTACAAATTAGCCGAAGCACATCCAGACTGTCTTATGCTTAATTTTACAGTTAAG CTTATTTCTGATGCAGGATATCAAGGAGAGATAACCAGCGTATCCACTGCTTGCCAGCAATTAGAAGTCTTTTCTCGAGTGCTCCGTACTTCTCTGGCTACAATTTTAGATGGAGGAGAAGAAAACCTTGAAAAAAATCTCCCTGAGTTTGCT AAAATGCTGTGTCATGGAGAGCATACCTATCTCTTTGCCCAGTCAATGATGTCTATATTGGCCCAAGAAGAACAAGGAGGGTCTGCTGTGCGTAGAATAGCTCAAGAAGTTCAACGATTTGCTCATGAGAA AGGCCATGATGCAAGTCAGATCACGCTTGCATTAGGTACAGCGGCTTCATACCCCAGGGCTTGTCAGGCTCTTGGTGCCATGTTATCAAAAGGAGCTCTGAATCCAGCTGACATTACAGTCCTGTTTAAGATGTTTACAAGCATGGACCCACCTCCTGTTGAATTG ATACGGGTTCCAGCTTTCTTGGATCTATTTATGCAGTCACTCTTTAAACCTGGGGCCAAGATCAATCAGGACCATAAACACAAGTTCATCCACATATTGGCCTATGCAGCTAGCGTGGTGGAGACCTGGAAAAAG aaCAAGAGAGTGAGCATCAATAAAGATGAATTGAAGTCAACTTCTAAAGCTATTGAAACTGTTCACAATTTATGTTGTAATGAGAACAAAGGTGCCTCTGAATTAGTGGCCGAGTTGAGTACACTTTATCAGTGCATCAG gTTTCCAGTGGTAGCAATGGGTGTACTAAAGTGGGTGGATTGGACAGTGTCAGAACCACGCTATTTTCAGCTCCAGACTGATCATACACCAGTACATTTGGCCTTACTAGATGAG ATTAGCACCTGCCACCAGCTCCTCCATCCCCAAGTCCTGCAATTGTTGGTTAAATTATTTGAGACAGAGCACTCCCAGCTGGATGTAATGGAACAG CTTGAACTGAAGAAAACCCTGCTGGACAGAATGGTTCATCTGCTGAGTCGAGGTTATGTATTGCCCGTTGTCAGTTACATCCGAAAGTGTTTGGAGAAGTTGGACACTGACATCTCCCTCATTCGCTATTTTGTTACTGAG GTCTTGGATGTGATTGCTCCTCCCTACACTTCTGACTTTGTGCAGCTCTTTCTTCCTATTCTAGAGAATGACAGTATTGCAGGTACTATTAAAACAGAAGGAGAACATGACCCTGTGACAGAGTTCATAG CCCACTGCAAGTCTAACTTCATTATGGTAAACTGA
- the NELFCD gene encoding negative elongation factor C/D isoform X1, translating into MLFSRGGVAAVMDEDYFGSAAEWGEDADGAQQDDDYGEGEDDAEVQQECLHKFSTRDYIMEPSIFNTLKRYFQAGGSPENVIQLLSENYTAVAQTVNLLAEWLIQTGVEPVQVQETVENHLKSLLIKHFDPRKADSIFTEEGETPAWLEQMIAHTTWRDLFYKLAEAHPDCLMLNFTVKLISDAGYQGEITSVSTACQQLEVFSRVLRTSLATILDGGEENLEKNLPEFAKMLCHGEHTYLFAQSMMSILAQEEQGGSAVRRIAQEVQRFAHEKGHDASQITLALGTAASYPRACQALGAMLSKGALNPADITVLFKMFTSMDPPPVELIRVPAFLDLFMQSLFKPGAKINQDHKHKFIHILAYAASVVETWKKNKRVSINKDELKSTSKAIETVHNLCCNENKGASELVAELSTLYQCIRFPVVAMGVLKWVDWTVSEPRYFQLQTDHTPVHLALLDEISTCHQLLHPQVLQLLVKLFETEHSQLDVMEQLELKKTLLDRMVHLLSRGYVLPVVSYIRKCLEKLDTDISLIRYFVTEVLDVIAPPYTSDFVQLFLPILENDSIAGTIKTEGEHDPVTEFIGKVIYDYSGLCSQNDWSPL; encoded by the exons ATGTTGTTCTCTCGGGGTGGTGTCGCCGCAGTCATGGACGAAGATTATTTCGGGAGCGCTGCCGAGTGGGGAGAAGATGCCGACGGTGCCCAG CAGGATGATGATTATGGAGAAGGAGAAGATGATGCAGAAGTCCAACAAGAATGTTTGCACAAATTTTCCACCCGGGATTATATAATGGAGCCTTCCATATTCAACACACTcaaaag GTATTTTCAGGCAGGAGGCTCTCCAGAGAATGTAATCCAACTCTTATCAGAGAACTATACTGCTGTGGCCCAGACTGTAAACCTTTTGGCTGAGTGGCTCATTCAGACAG GTGTTGAGCCAGTTCAAGTTCAGGAAACTGTAGAAAATCACTTGAAAAGTCTATTGATCAAACACTTTGACCCCCGAAAAGCAGATTCTATCTTTACTGAAGAAGGAGAG ACACCGGCATGGCTTGAACAAATGATTGCACATACTACTTGGAGGGATTTGTTTTACAAATTAGCCGAAGCACATCCAGACTGTCTTATGCTTAATTTTACAGTTAAG CTTATTTCTGATGCAGGATATCAAGGAGAGATAACCAGCGTATCCACTGCTTGCCAGCAATTAGAAGTCTTTTCTCGAGTGCTCCGTACTTCTCTGGCTACAATTTTAGATGGAGGAGAAGAAAACCTTGAAAAAAATCTCCCTGAGTTTGCT AAAATGCTGTGTCATGGAGAGCATACCTATCTCTTTGCCCAGTCAATGATGTCTATATTGGCCCAAGAAGAACAAGGAGGGTCTGCTGTGCGTAGAATAGCTCAAGAAGTTCAACGATTTGCTCATGAGAA AGGCCATGATGCAAGTCAGATCACGCTTGCATTAGGTACAGCGGCTTCATACCCCAGGGCTTGTCAGGCTCTTGGTGCCATGTTATCAAAAGGAGCTCTGAATCCAGCTGACATTACAGTCCTGTTTAAGATGTTTACAAGCATGGACCCACCTCCTGTTGAATTG ATACGGGTTCCAGCTTTCTTGGATCTATTTATGCAGTCACTCTTTAAACCTGGGGCCAAGATCAATCAGGACCATAAACACAAGTTCATCCACATATTGGCCTATGCAGCTAGCGTGGTGGAGACCTGGAAAAAG aaCAAGAGAGTGAGCATCAATAAAGATGAATTGAAGTCAACTTCTAAAGCTATTGAAACTGTTCACAATTTATGTTGTAATGAGAACAAAGGTGCCTCTGAATTAGTGGCCGAGTTGAGTACACTTTATCAGTGCATCAG gTTTCCAGTGGTAGCAATGGGTGTACTAAAGTGGGTGGATTGGACAGTGTCAGAACCACGCTATTTTCAGCTCCAGACTGATCATACACCAGTACATTTGGCCTTACTAGATGAG ATTAGCACCTGCCACCAGCTCCTCCATCCCCAAGTCCTGCAATTGTTGGTTAAATTATTTGAGACAGAGCACTCCCAGCTGGATGTAATGGAACAG CTTGAACTGAAGAAAACCCTGCTGGACAGAATGGTTCATCTGCTGAGTCGAGGTTATGTATTGCCCGTTGTCAGTTACATCCGAAAGTGTTTGGAGAAGTTGGACACTGACATCTCCCTCATTCGCTATTTTGTTACTGAG GTCTTGGATGTGATTGCTCCTCCCTACACTTCTGACTTTGTGCAGCTCTTTCTTCCTATTCTAGAGAATGACAGTATTGCAGGTACTATTAAAACAGAAGGAGAACATGACCCTGTGACAGAGTTCATAGGTAAGGTAATATATGACTATTCTGGTTTATGCTCTCAAAATGACTGGTCCCCTTTATAa
- the GNAS gene encoding guanine nucleotide-binding protein G(s) subunit alpha isoform X8 produces MFDVGGQRDERRKWIQCFNDVTAIIFVVASSSYNMVIREDNQTNRLQEALNLFKSIWNNRWLRTISVILFLNKQDLLAEKVLAGKSKIEDYFPEFARYTTPDDATPEPGEDPRVTRAKYFIRDEFLRISTASGDGRHYCYPHFTCAVDTENIRRVFNDCRDIIQRMHLRQYELL; encoded by the exons ATGTTTGATGTCGGAGGACAACGAGATGAACGTAGAAAATGGATCCAGTGTTTTAATG ACGTGACTGCTATCATATTTGTGGTGGCCAGCAGTAGCTACAACATGGTTATTCGAGAGGACAATCAGACCAATCGGCTTCAAGAAGCGCTAAATCTGTTCAAGAGTATCTGGAACAACAG GTGGCTACGGACCATTTCAGTAATTCTATTCCTGAATAAACAGGATTTATTAGCAGAGAAAGTTTTGGCAGGGAAATCTAAAATTGAGGACTACTTTCCAGAATTTGCTCGCTACACCACACCAGATGATG cAACACCTGAACCTGGTGAGGATCCCAGAGTTACAAGGGCCAAGTATTTTATTAGGGATGAATTTCTT AGAATCAGCACAGCAAGTGGAGATGGAAGGCACTACTGCTATCCCCACTTCACATGTGCAGTGGATACAGAAAACATCAGAAGGGTTTTCAATGACTGTCGGGACATTATTCAACGGATGCACCTTCGTCAATATGAGTTATTGTGA